Proteins encoded in a region of the Solanum dulcamara chromosome 9, daSolDulc1.2, whole genome shotgun sequence genome:
- the LOC129904239 gene encoding aminotransferase ALD1, chloroplastic isoform X2, which yields MFSTSTSLFVQPRASLKVQREEIGRGSRGYYSTRVARNPNLEKLQTNYLFPEILERELKHVEKYPNAKVISLGVGDTTQPLPQPVALSMSNYARALSTPQGYTGYGLEQGNKELRRAIAETIYKDLSVEESEIFVSDGAQCDLSRVQDPSFPGYIDSSVIMGQSGDLKKESGRYGNIKYMKCSSENDFFPDLSKTERTDVIFFCSPNNPTGHAASRQQLQKLVEFAQVNGSIIVYDAAYAAYVSDSSPKSIYEIPGSRKVAIEISSFSKTAGFTGVRLGWTVVPKELLYLNGFPVIHDFNRIICTSFNGASNIAQAGGLACLSPEGFKEVMCMVDYYKENAKILVDTFTSLGLRVCGGSNAPYVWVHFPGSKSWNVFNWILDKTHIITVPGIGFGPAGEGYIRVSAFGHRESILEASKRLTTLLC from the exons ATGTTTTCCACATCCACTTCTCTTTTCGTGCAGCCTAGAGCTAG TTTGAAAGTACAAAGAGAGGAAATTG GGAGAGGGAGTAGAGGTTATTATTCAACAAGAGTAGCCCGCAACCCAAACTTGGAGAAGTTGCAAACTAACTATTTGTTTCCTGAG ATATTAGAGAGGGAGCTTAAGCATGTGGAGAAGTACCCAAATGCTAAAGTAATAAGCCTTGGGGTTGGTGATACCACACAGCCATTACCTCAACCTGTAGCCTTGAGCATGTCTAAT TATGCACGTGCTCTTTCAACACCTCAAGGATATACTGGCTACGGACTGGAACAAGGGAACAAG GAACTAAGAAGAGCAATTGCAGAAACAATATACAAAGATCTTTCAGTAGAAGAAAGTGAGATCTTCGTATCTGATGGTGCACAGTGTGATCTGTCAAGAGTTCAG GATCCATCATTTCCA GGATATATAGATTCAAGTGTGATTATGGGGCAGAGTGGTGATTTGAAGAAAGAGTCGGGAAGATATGGAAATATAAAGTACATGAAGTGCAGCTCGGAGAATGATTTCTTCCCAGATCTGTCCAAAACTGAAAGAACAGATGTTATCTTCTTCTGCTCTCCAAACAATCCCACTGGTCATGCAGCATCAAGGCAACAATTGCAGAAACTTGTAGAGTTTGCACAAGTAAATGGTTCGATTATTGTCTATGATGCTGCTTATGCTGCTTATGTTTCAGACTCAAGCCCTAAATCAATTTATGAGATCCCTGGTTCCAGAAAG GTTGCCATTGAGATATCATCTTTCTCAAAGACTGCTGGATTCACAGGTGTCCGTCTAGGATGGACTGTAGTGCCTAAGGAACTCCTCTATTTAAATGGATTCCCTGTTATACACGATTTTAATCGCATTATATGTACCAGCTTTAATGGTGCTTCCAATATAGCTCAGGCTGGTGGATTGGCTTGCCTCTCCCCAGAGGGTTTCAAGGAAGTTATGTGTATGGTAGACTACTATAAGGAAAATGCAAAGATTTTAGTTGACACTTTTACTTCACTGGGGTTAAGAGTTTGCGGAGGTAGCAATGCGCCTTATGTTTGGGTTCATTTCCCAGGTTCCAAATCATGGAATGTGTTCAATTGGATTCTTGACAAGACTCATATTATTACAGTCCCTGGAATTGGATTTGGTCCAGCTGGTGAAGGTTACATAAGGGTTTCTGCTTTTGGACATAGAGAGAGCATCTTAGAAGCATCTAAAAGACTCACAACCTTACTTTGCTAG
- the LOC129904239 gene encoding aminotransferase ALD1, chloroplastic isoform X3, translating to MFSTSTSLFVQPRASLKVQREEIGRGSRGYYSTRVARNPNLEKLQTNYLFPEYARALSTPQGYTGYGLEQGNKELRRAIAETIYKDLSVEESEIFVSDGAQCDLSRVQLLLGSNVSIGVQDPSFPGYIDSSVIMGQSGDLKKESGRYGNIKYMKCSSENDFFPDLSKTERTDVIFFCSPNNPTGHAASRQQLQKLVEFAQVNGSIIVYDAAYAAYVSDSSPKSIYEIPGSRKVAIEISSFSKTAGFTGVRLGWTVVPKELLYLNGFPVIHDFNRIICTSFNGASNIAQAGGLACLSPEGFKEVMCMVDYYKENAKILVDTFTSLGLRVCGGSNAPYVWVHFPGSKSWNVFNWILDKTHIITVPGIGFGPAGEGYIRVSAFGHRESILEASKRLTTLLC from the exons ATGTTTTCCACATCCACTTCTCTTTTCGTGCAGCCTAGAGCTAG TTTGAAAGTACAAAGAGAGGAAATTG GGAGAGGGAGTAGAGGTTATTATTCAACAAGAGTAGCCCGCAACCCAAACTTGGAGAAGTTGCAAACTAACTATTTGTTTCCTGAG TATGCACGTGCTCTTTCAACACCTCAAGGATATACTGGCTACGGACTGGAACAAGGGAACAAG GAACTAAGAAGAGCAATTGCAGAAACAATATACAAAGATCTTTCAGTAGAAGAAAGTGAGATCTTCGTATCTGATGGTGCACAGTGTGATCTGTCAAGAGTTCAG CTCCTTCTTGGTTCCAATGTGTCAATTGGTGTGCAGGATCCATCATTTCCA GGATATATAGATTCAAGTGTGATTATGGGGCAGAGTGGTGATTTGAAGAAAGAGTCGGGAAGATATGGAAATATAAAGTACATGAAGTGCAGCTCGGAGAATGATTTCTTCCCAGATCTGTCCAAAACTGAAAGAACAGATGTTATCTTCTTCTGCTCTCCAAACAATCCCACTGGTCATGCAGCATCAAGGCAACAATTGCAGAAACTTGTAGAGTTTGCACAAGTAAATGGTTCGATTATTGTCTATGATGCTGCTTATGCTGCTTATGTTTCAGACTCAAGCCCTAAATCAATTTATGAGATCCCTGGTTCCAGAAAG GTTGCCATTGAGATATCATCTTTCTCAAAGACTGCTGGATTCACAGGTGTCCGTCTAGGATGGACTGTAGTGCCTAAGGAACTCCTCTATTTAAATGGATTCCCTGTTATACACGATTTTAATCGCATTATATGTACCAGCTTTAATGGTGCTTCCAATATAGCTCAGGCTGGTGGATTGGCTTGCCTCTCCCCAGAGGGTTTCAAGGAAGTTATGTGTATGGTAGACTACTATAAGGAAAATGCAAAGATTTTAGTTGACACTTTTACTTCACTGGGGTTAAGAGTTTGCGGAGGTAGCAATGCGCCTTATGTTTGGGTTCATTTCCCAGGTTCCAAATCATGGAATGTGTTCAATTGGATTCTTGACAAGACTCATATTATTACAGTCCCTGGAATTGGATTTGGTCCAGCTGGTGAAGGTTACATAAGGGTTTCTGCTTTTGGACATAGAGAGAGCATCTTAGAAGCATCTAAAAGACTCACAACCTTACTTTGCTAG
- the LOC129904239 gene encoding aminotransferase ALD1, chloroplastic isoform X1, producing the protein MFSTSTSLFVQPRASLKVQREEIGRGSRGYYSTRVARNPNLEKLQTNYLFPEILERELKHVEKYPNAKVISLGVGDTTQPLPQPVALSMSNYARALSTPQGYTGYGLEQGNKELRRAIAETIYKDLSVEESEIFVSDGAQCDLSRVQLLLGSNVSIGVQDPSFPGYIDSSVIMGQSGDLKKESGRYGNIKYMKCSSENDFFPDLSKTERTDVIFFCSPNNPTGHAASRQQLQKLVEFAQVNGSIIVYDAAYAAYVSDSSPKSIYEIPGSRKVAIEISSFSKTAGFTGVRLGWTVVPKELLYLNGFPVIHDFNRIICTSFNGASNIAQAGGLACLSPEGFKEVMCMVDYYKENAKILVDTFTSLGLRVCGGSNAPYVWVHFPGSKSWNVFNWILDKTHIITVPGIGFGPAGEGYIRVSAFGHRESILEASKRLTTLLC; encoded by the exons ATGTTTTCCACATCCACTTCTCTTTTCGTGCAGCCTAGAGCTAG TTTGAAAGTACAAAGAGAGGAAATTG GGAGAGGGAGTAGAGGTTATTATTCAACAAGAGTAGCCCGCAACCCAAACTTGGAGAAGTTGCAAACTAACTATTTGTTTCCTGAG ATATTAGAGAGGGAGCTTAAGCATGTGGAGAAGTACCCAAATGCTAAAGTAATAAGCCTTGGGGTTGGTGATACCACACAGCCATTACCTCAACCTGTAGCCTTGAGCATGTCTAAT TATGCACGTGCTCTTTCAACACCTCAAGGATATACTGGCTACGGACTGGAACAAGGGAACAAG GAACTAAGAAGAGCAATTGCAGAAACAATATACAAAGATCTTTCAGTAGAAGAAAGTGAGATCTTCGTATCTGATGGTGCACAGTGTGATCTGTCAAGAGTTCAG CTCCTTCTTGGTTCCAATGTGTCAATTGGTGTGCAGGATCCATCATTTCCA GGATATATAGATTCAAGTGTGATTATGGGGCAGAGTGGTGATTTGAAGAAAGAGTCGGGAAGATATGGAAATATAAAGTACATGAAGTGCAGCTCGGAGAATGATTTCTTCCCAGATCTGTCCAAAACTGAAAGAACAGATGTTATCTTCTTCTGCTCTCCAAACAATCCCACTGGTCATGCAGCATCAAGGCAACAATTGCAGAAACTTGTAGAGTTTGCACAAGTAAATGGTTCGATTATTGTCTATGATGCTGCTTATGCTGCTTATGTTTCAGACTCAAGCCCTAAATCAATTTATGAGATCCCTGGTTCCAGAAAG GTTGCCATTGAGATATCATCTTTCTCAAAGACTGCTGGATTCACAGGTGTCCGTCTAGGATGGACTGTAGTGCCTAAGGAACTCCTCTATTTAAATGGATTCCCTGTTATACACGATTTTAATCGCATTATATGTACCAGCTTTAATGGTGCTTCCAATATAGCTCAGGCTGGTGGATTGGCTTGCCTCTCCCCAGAGGGTTTCAAGGAAGTTATGTGTATGGTAGACTACTATAAGGAAAATGCAAAGATTTTAGTTGACACTTTTACTTCACTGGGGTTAAGAGTTTGCGGAGGTAGCAATGCGCCTTATGTTTGGGTTCATTTCCCAGGTTCCAAATCATGGAATGTGTTCAATTGGATTCTTGACAAGACTCATATTATTACAGTCCCTGGAATTGGATTTGGTCCAGCTGGTGAAGGTTACATAAGGGTTTCTGCTTTTGGACATAGAGAGAGCATCTTAGAAGCATCTAAAAGACTCACAACCTTACTTTGCTAG